The genome window AATCAGTCTTTCACTTTGTATTCTGAGTAGCGTAAAATGGTTAGCAGATTGTTAAAAGGAGATTTAAAATGGACGAGCTATTTGAACATTCTTCAATCAAGCGGGCATACTTTACGCTGGCCTTACCTGTTGTATTAAGCATGGCTGTAACCTTGATTTATAACATGGTTGATACTTTTTTCGTGGCCAAAACTGGGAATCCCAATTTAGTTGCCGGTGTTTCTCAGGGAGCACCAATTTTTACGTTAATGATTGCTCTTGGGGATATCTTTGGCCTTGGCGGTAGCTCAGTTATTTCCCGCTTATTCGGTGAGCACCGTGATAAATTAGCACGTTTTGTCAGTGGCTATTGCTTCTATGCACCGATTATTTGTGGAATCATCGTAACTGCAATAATGATTATCTTTCAAACACCAATTTTACATTTATTGGGTGCTTCTCCTGCCACTTGGAAATATGCACGTGAATATTACTTGGTGATCGCTTGGGGTGCGGTTTTCATCATTTTTGGCCTTTCACCAACTAATATTTTACGAACAGAAGGGCTAGCCATTCAGTCGATGATCGCTAGTATGGTAGGGACTGGAATTAATATTGTCTTAAATCCGATCTTTATTTTCACGTGTGGGCTCGGCGCTGCTGGTTCCGCACTAGCTACTGTAACAAGTGCTGTTATTGGCGATATTTTAATGATTTATTATTTGCGAACAAAGAGTAAAAAGCTGACGACTTCAATTCATGAAACAAAAATCGGCTGGAAACTCCAATTTGAAATCTACGCTATCGGAATCCCGGCCTCGGTTACTAACATTATGGCAACGTTTGCGGTTGCGTTAACTAATCGTTACTTGATTGTTCATGGCGCGGATAGTGTAGCTGCCATGGGGATTGCGATGAAAGCAAATATGATCATTAATATGGTAATGGTTGGTTTTGCATTCGGCGCGCAACCCTTGATCGGATACGTATATGGCGCTAAAGATGAGCAACGGTTTAATAAAGTTGTTAAATTTGATATTCAAGTTGTTGCTAGTCTTGCCTTTATGCTCACTATTATTCTTTTCATTTTTGCTCCCCAGGTTATTCGCATTTTCATGAATGATCCCCAAATAGTAAAAGAAGGTGCCTTGATGCTTCGCTGGCTATCAGTTTCGACTACTCTTGCTGGTATCATTCTTGTTTTTACAACCATGTTCCAATCAATGGGAAAAGCAACGCCTGCATTTTGGCTCTCATTCTGTCGTCAGGGATTGATTTTCGGGGTAGTGATTAGTACTTCCGCAAAATTATTTGGTTATACTGGAATCATTGCTGCTCAGGCTATTTCTGATTGTTTAACCTTTATCCTGGCACTTATTTTCTTCTATTGTTATCGCCCACGTTTTAAATAAAATAGATTTAGACATACAAAAAAGGCCTCTCCCGTTTAAATTTTTCAAACGTTAGAAGCCTTTTATTAGTTTATTCAGTTATTTTTCGTTCAAAGTAATGAGCCAGTTTAGCCTCTGGATAATATCCAGTTACCTTTTCTTTCGCCTGTCCATCCTTAAAAAGGACCAGACTTGGGACGCTCATTACTTTATACCGTTGTGCAATTTCTTGATTTCCATCAACATTCATCCGCACAAACTTGATTTTATCACCGTATTGCTTTTCTAGATTTTGCATAGCTGGTTCCATCATTTTACATGGACCACACCATGGTGCCCAAAAATCAACAACCGTCATTGAGCCTTGAACATCCTTATCAAAGGTCTCAGCTGTTGCATCAATTGCCATTTTATTCTACCTTCTTTTTCTGTGATCTACGTATAAAGTGAATAATAATCGTTACCGCAAAAACAAGCAAGATAAAACTACCGAAAATCCCTGATGGAATCTCGATATCAATTGCAGGGATCGTTAAGAAGAGCTTAATAGCAATCACAAAGATTAAGATATATGCCATCGGTTCTAACTCAGGAACTTTGCGCATCAGTTTCATAATAACTTCAGCAATTCCTCGCATACATGCAATCCCAATCAAGCCACCGATTAAAACAATAACTGGATTATTTGAGACGGCTAACGATGCTAAAACAGAATCAATAGAGAAAATAATATCCATAAATTCAATCTGTAAAACAACTGTCCAAAAAAGCTTACGCCCAGTTAAACGTGTTTTACCTTCACGAGTCTTTCGCATTGCTCGTTTACCAAAGAATTTATTATGAAAGTAACGATATACAAGGTAAATTAAGTAAGCCGCTCCAATAACCTTGATTTCCCAAAAGTTAATTAGATAAACACCGATCCCGATAATTAAGAAGCGAAAAATGTAAGAACCCCATATCCCGTAGAAAAGCGATTCTTCTTGTTCCTTTAATGTCGGTAATACTCGTGTCTGAGCCGCTAACACAACAGCATTATCAACTGACAGTAAACATTCAATCATAACCAACGAAAAAATGATTAACCAATCCTGTCCTGATGTAACGACTGTTGCCCAGTTATGTGGATCAAAAAATGGTCCATACAACTTCTCTAAAAGTGACAATTAATGTCCTCCCTTAATTTAAATTTGCTTTTTAGCTAAGTTATATTTTACCAAATAATTTTTAAAATACGATGGTAATGGCGCACTAATATTTAAAGATTTCATTACGAAAGGTAATATGAGTTTTTGCGACACACCATGAAGCAGCATCCCTTCTGTTGACGAAGGATTATAAAGCGGATCACCAACAATCGGATGGCCACTATGCGCCAAATGAACCCTAAGTTGGTGCGTACGGCCAGTTGCTAAGCGAAGTTTCACTAAGGAACGTTCATGATTACTTGCCAATGTTTCATAATATGTCAAGGCTGGCTGCGCGTTTTGCCCGTTCACTTGATGAAGATGGGGATTTACTGGATTACGTCCAATTGCCCAATCGAGCTTTCCACTCTGGGCCATTTCACCCTCCACTACTGCCAAATATTGTCGGTGGATTTGCCCATCACTAATTAATCGGTTAAGGATTGGAACAACAATTGGATTCTTAGCAACAATTACTGCTCCACTCGTTTGTAAGTCTATCCGATGGACCATATAAGCATTATTTTGACTATGCGCTAAATAGCCTGCAACATCATTCATTAATGTCCCTGTTTCGCCATGGTAATTAGGGTGAGTTTTTTGTCCCCGCGGTTTATTTACTACTAACAAATCGCGATTCTCATAAAGGACCTCTAAATGTGATTGCGAAGACGGAATATAATCATTTGCGGTGGGGGTCCGAATTTCATCACCACAAAATAATAATTGAATATTATCATTTTTCTCCACAATCTCATTCATGGATCGATAGTTGCCATTAACAAGCACTGTCCGCCTAATCCGCAAATAGTGAATTAGCCGATTAGGAAGCAGCCATTGATCATGAAGTAACTTGCGTAATGGTTTCGGCACCTGGTTATCAGCTAACTTTTCATGAATCTGCCACCGATATTTCATTTTACTCACCTCTCTTTCGCCTAAATTCTGATAAGATTATTTTACTGTATTTCCCAGGAAATATTTAGAATATTTTTAAGTCTGTTTACTTTTATCCGATAATAGCGTTGAATAGAGTATGAGTAAATTTAAGGGGATGGGTACTGATGTTAACAACAGAACAAATTAATGATCATAGCAAATGGATAAGTATATTCGAACCTCTCCCCCATGAACGATTAGATTTAATTGAAAAATATGAGGTTACTCAAGAATTACTTGATTACGCAATTGACCCCTACGAAAAAGCCCGGGTTGAAATTGACCCAGATGCAGGAGTCACATTATTAATTTTCGATGTCTATGTGCCAACTCATGCTGTGACAGCTCCACAGACTGCACCAATTGGCATCATGCTAACCGCTAATAATATTATTACTTTTACAAATGCAAAAACGAACTTTGTAAATGGAATCATTGCCAATCAGCTACAGTTATTAAAGAAGCATGGTGAAAATGACGACAAATTAAACTTAGTCTTCCCAGTTCTTTATCGACTTTCAACTGACTATTTTGGCCCCCTTCGTCGTGCAGACCAACAGCGACAAGAAATTCAACAAAATCTTCAACGACGAACGGGACGCCAAGCTATTACCCAATTTATGGAGATTGAAACTGGGTTAGTTTACATTCTTACCTCACTTAAAGGGAATGTGTCTCTACTTGAAGAATTTAAACGTCGCTTTGGTAACCATATTACTACAAAGCAATATAATGACCTTGATGATGTAATTGTCGAAGCACAGCAAGGTCTAGAAATGGCCCAGATGACTTCAGATGTTTCTGCCCGTGTCTCTAATGCTTATAGCAAGGTTCTTGATAGTGACCTAAACCAAACGATGAAATACCTCACCATTTATTCAATTGTTCTTTCAATTCCAACAATTGTATCTGGTTTTTACGGTGAAAACGTCAAATTACCCCTCGCAAATGGGACGTATTCATGGGTTTTTACAATCTTCATTACTATTGTCTTAATGTTGGCATGTGTCATCTTTCTTATTAATCGTCATTGGTGGAAATAAAAAAATAGAGGCTGAGACAACAACCTCTTTATTTATACGAACTTTATTTAAGATATCGTGGAAATTAACCACAAGGCTCGAGGCTAAGTCCGAACGATAATCAGCCCGTGCCGTGCTAATCACCGTTCTATCCTTAGCCCACCGCCTTGTCGAGAAGGTTAATTTCCACTCACTATTTTTATAAGTTATCGCCACGTTCAAACTGGAACTTAGAATTCAACAATGCTTCATGCAAAAGCTGGTTAATCAGTTCATGTGTTTCGTTCAGAATGTGATTAGCAGTTTTCATATTTTGTTCAGTTAGATAGTTAATTAAATTAGCTGAATTTTGAATCTGAGCTGTTTTTGTAATTATGTCCACTCGTCCTACGCCATAGCTTTGACACCGATCTCGGAAATCATTTACTTCATTGATAAATTCATGATAGCGTGGTTCTACAATCACTTCTAACAATTTATTTAACCAATAAGCACTCTTATCCGGCTGAGCATCATCAGTAGCATACTTATATTTTGCCGGAGTATCACTAATATTTGTAAAGAACGGAACATAAGGGCTATAGCAATAAAAGCCAAAATTAATCCATTGAATAGCAGCATATTGTGCTGGGACGTCATTCCGAATTTGCAAAATACATGAACTTTGATTACGATCAAGTGCAATTGAACGGAATTTTCGCTGTTCCGCTGGTGTTCCAGAAGCATAAGTTCCCATTGGATCATAAGGAGTACCGTTATAATGAGATGAGAGGAAGTACTCTACATCCTCAATGGCAATTTTCTTTTCTGCATGTTGAATAAATGGAATTTTTTGGCTGGTAGGCTCCTGTTTTAAGGATGGAGTAAAGAGCTTTTGACCATACCAAGAACGAGGGGTGTTGTAGTAGGCATCTGCCTCATCCTGTGTGCCAAAAATATTTCGGAAATTAAACGTTTGTGGATCAGGATTTAAATGATATTTTTCAACAAAATCTTTAATTTGCGGCGCATACATGAAGCTATCGTGATCGTTAAAGTCGACCTCTTCGATACACATAATATTTGGTGCAATTGCATAAGCATCATCAGGAATCCGTTGGGCAACCCATTGATGGCCACCACCGGTCTCAAGATACCAAACTTCATCCTTATCGCTAAAGGCAATCCCATTGCTTTCACCAGTACCGTACTTTTCAATTAATGATCCAAGCCGTTGAACACCTTCACGGGCAGACTTAATAAATGGTAGGACAAGATAAACCATTGAATCTTCATTAATTCCGTTTTCTACTAACGGATCATGACCAAGCACCCTGGCATTTGTCATTTCGGTTTCTGTCGCACTCATTGCAACATTATATTCATTAATGCCTTGCTCATCCCAGCGTCCTTCATCAAGCACGCCATTGGGAGTTGCCGTATAACGGCATCCCTGTCCCTTCATCTCAACAGTTAACCCATTATATTTTGAAACATAATGTTCACCGGTGTAATCCTTGGCAGGAAATACTTTGAATGTCTTAGGATTGACTCCATCTTCAGCATCCTCATCACGTGCAATAATTGTTGAGCCATCAATCGTAGCATTCTTTCCAACAAGCATTGCCGTACAACTACTCATTAGCTTTTGCATAATATACGCTTCCTTCCACAGTAGTTACTGTACTTTCTAATAATACCACTATCTGGAATTAACCGGATCATAAGAAAAAAAGCTGAACGTTAGTCATACAAATCAATCTAAAATATCACTAATACCGAACAAAGCATTGAAAATGTTCGGTATTAGTGATAGGATAACTACATCAAATAAATAGCCTATATAATACCGAAATATGGTCGGTTAGTCTCTACCTAAAGCCGTAAACTTTAGACTATAAGCGCTTCTTAAAAACTGACACTGTCTGTTTTTAACTTAAAGCTTTTAAAAATCGGTAGAGGGGCTGAATTTTTCAGTCTCTTATTTTTATTTAGGCGTGTTAATTTTTGGGGAGGTATATTTTGAAAGAACCTGTTTCATCTATTCAAGCACCTAGTCGTCATACTAAAATTGATTTCACTCGTCAATGGCAAAATTTTGTCCTTGGTTTCCAGCACTTACTTGCAATGTATTCTGGGGACGTTCTTGTTCCGTTATTAATTGGACATTACTTACACTTCTCCACGCTTCAAATGACTTACCTAGTCTCGATCGATATTTTCATGTGTGGTGTCGCAACCCTCTTACAATTAAAGCGAACACCATTAACTGGGATTGGTTTGCCAGTTGTCCTCGGGTGTGCAGTTCAAGCTGTTACTCCCCTCGAAACAATTGGTGGAAAGTTAGGAATCACTTATATGTATGGGGCCATTATTGCTGCCGGGATTTTTGTTTTCCTAATTGCTGGCTTTTTTGCCCGCTTAAAGAAGTTTTTTCCACCGGTCGTTACTGGATCTTTAATAACTATTATTGGATTTACCCTTGTTCCAGTAGGTTTTCAAGACTTAGGAGGAGGTACGCCAACTGCTGCTTCATTTGGTGATCCCGCTAACCTCCTTATCGGCTTTCTAACAATTGCTATCATTCTATTATTCAATGCCTTTGCTCGTGGCTTTATGAAGTCAATTGCTATTTTATTAGGAATTTTAATTTCTTCTTTCATTGCGGGCGCATTAGGCTTTGTCTCTCTTAAACCGGTTAGTGAAGCTGCTTGGTTCCACGCTCCGCAATTATTCTTCTTTGG of Limosilactobacillus reuteri subsp. reuteri contains these proteins:
- the trxA gene encoding thioredoxin; this encodes MAIDATAETFDKDVQGSMTVVDFWAPWCGPCKMMEPAMQNLEKQYGDKIKFVRMNVDGNQEIAQRYKVMSVPSLVLFKDGQAKEKVTGYYPEAKLAHYFERKITE
- a CDS encoding nucleobase:cation symporter-2 family protein yields the protein MKEPVSSIQAPSRHTKIDFTRQWQNFVLGFQHLLAMYSGDVLVPLLIGHYLHFSTLQMTYLVSIDIFMCGVATLLQLKRTPLTGIGLPVVLGCAVQAVTPLETIGGKLGITYMYGAIIAAGIFVFLIAGFFARLKKFFPPVVTGSLITIIGFTLVPVGFQDLGGGTPTAASFGDPANLLIGFLTIAIILLFNAFARGFMKSIAILLGILISSFIAGALGFVSLKPVSEAAWFHAPQLFFFGVPRFDMSAMITMILVSLTTMIESTGVFFALSDITGRQLTTTDLERGYRAEGIAAILGGLFNTFPYSTFSENVGVLKMSGVKSRQPVYYAAFLLLLLGLLPKVGALATVIPEPVLGGAMIVMFGMVGVQGVQILHKVDFSNNANLLTASVSIGLGLGITMYPQLFQHMPTEFQIILGNGIVVTSLSAVLLNLLFNHRWANHD
- a CDS encoding TerC family protein — its product is MSLLEKLYGPFFDPHNWATVVTSGQDWLIIFSLVMIECLLSVDNAVVLAAQTRVLPTLKEQEESLFYGIWGSYIFRFLIIGIGVYLINFWEIKVIGAAYLIYLVYRYFHNKFFGKRAMRKTREGKTRLTGRKLFWTVVLQIEFMDIIFSIDSVLASLAVSNNPVIVLIGGLIGIACMRGIAEVIMKLMRKVPELEPMAYILIFVIAIKLFLTIPAIDIEIPSGIFGSFILLVFAVTIIIHFIRRSQKKKVE
- a CDS encoding magnesium transporter CorA family protein is translated as MLTTEQINDHSKWISIFEPLPHERLDLIEKYEVTQELLDYAIDPYEKARVEIDPDAGVTLLIFDVYVPTHAVTAPQTAPIGIMLTANNIITFTNAKTNFVNGIIANQLQLLKKHGENDDKLNLVFPVLYRLSTDYFGPLRRADQQRQEIQQNLQRRTGRQAITQFMEIETGLVYILTSLKGNVSLLEEFKRRFGNHITTKQYNDLDDVIVEAQQGLEMAQMTSDVSARVSNAYSKVLDSDLNQTMKYLTIYSIVLSIPTIVSGFYGENVKLPLANGTYSWVFTIFITIVLMLACVIFLINRHWWK
- a CDS encoding C69 family dipeptidase — encoded protein: MQKLMSSCTAMLVGKNATIDGSTIIARDEDAEDGVNPKTFKVFPAKDYTGEHYVSKYNGLTVEMKGQGCRYTATPNGVLDEGRWDEQGINEYNVAMSATETEMTNARVLGHDPLVENGINEDSMVYLVLPFIKSAREGVQRLGSLIEKYGTGESNGIAFSDKDEVWYLETGGGHQWVAQRIPDDAYAIAPNIMCIEEVDFNDHDSFMYAPQIKDFVEKYHLNPDPQTFNFRNIFGTQDEADAYYNTPRSWYGQKLFTPSLKQEPTSQKIPFIQHAEKKIAIEDVEYFLSSHYNGTPYDPMGTYASGTPAEQRKFRSIALDRNQSSCILQIRNDVPAQYAAIQWINFGFYCYSPYVPFFTNISDTPAKYKYATDDAQPDKSAYWLNKLLEVIVEPRYHEFINEVNDFRDRCQSYGVGRVDIITKTAQIQNSANLINYLTEQNMKTANHILNETHELINQLLHEALLNSKFQFERGDNL
- a CDS encoding MATE family efflux transporter, whose protein sequence is MDELFEHSSIKRAYFTLALPVVLSMAVTLIYNMVDTFFVAKTGNPNLVAGVSQGAPIFTLMIALGDIFGLGGSSVISRLFGEHRDKLARFVSGYCFYAPIICGIIVTAIMIIFQTPILHLLGASPATWKYAREYYLVIAWGAVFIIFGLSPTNILRTEGLAIQSMIASMVGTGINIVLNPIFIFTCGLGAAGSALATVTSAVIGDILMIYYLRTKSKKLTTSIHETKIGWKLQFEIYAIGIPASVTNIMATFAVALTNRYLIVHGADSVAAMGIAMKANMIINMVMVGFAFGAQPLIGYVYGAKDEQRFNKVVKFDIQVVASLAFMLTIILFIFAPQVIRIFMNDPQIVKEGALMLRWLSVSTTLAGIILVFTTMFQSMGKATPAFWLSFCRQGLIFGVVISTSAKLFGYTGIIAAQAISDCLTFILALIFFYCYRPRFK
- a CDS encoding RluA family pseudouridine synthase; protein product: MKYRWQIHEKLADNQVPKPLRKLLHDQWLLPNRLIHYLRIRRTVLVNGNYRSMNEIVEKNDNIQLLFCGDEIRTPTANDYIPSSQSHLEVLYENRDLLVVNKPRGQKTHPNYHGETGTLMNDVAGYLAHSQNNAYMVHRIDLQTSGAVIVAKNPIVVPILNRLISDGQIHRQYLAVVEGEMAQSGKLDWAIGRNPVNPHLHQVNGQNAQPALTYYETLASNHERSLVKLRLATGRTHQLRVHLAHSGHPIVGDPLYNPSSTEGMLLHGVSQKLILPFVMKSLNISAPLPSYFKNYLVKYNLAKKQI